Sequence from the candidate division WOR-3 bacterium genome:
CAGCCGCTTGCCGTTACAATGAATCAGGGAGTCATTCTCGACATCGAGGTTGATCCAGAACGTATTAAAAAGAGGATAAAACAGGGATTCTGTGATACCATGGTCGATGATCTCGACCAGGCGCTGGAGATGGTCTTTGATGCGGTAAAAAAGAAAGAACCCCGTTCAATCGGACTCGTAGGCAATACCTCTGATATTGAACCACAACTGGTGAAGCGGGGGATTATCCCTGATGTGCTGACCGACCAGACATCTGCGCATGACGAGCTGAACGGTTATGTTCCCGGCGGAATGAGTCTTGAAGACGCCCTCAGTTTACGAAGCAGGTCGCCGGAAGAATACCGAAAAAGAGCCCTTGAATCGATCGCCCGACAGATGGAAGCGATGCTCGAAATGCAGAAAAAAGGCGCGATCGCATTTGATTACGGTAACAACATCAGGGGTCAGGCGAAAAAGGCGGGTGTGGAAAATCCCTTTTCCATACCGGGCTTTGTACCCGAGTATATCAGACCCCTCTTCTGTAAAGGGAAAGGGCCGTTCCGCTGGGCGGCGTTGTCCGGTGATAAAAACGACATCTATGCAACCGATAAAAAGGTTCTGGAAATGTTCGGTGACGACGATGCGATAAGGCGCTGGATTGAGTTGGCTCAGAAGAAGATTCCTTTTCAGGGGTTACCTGCCAGGATAATGTGGCTCGGATACGGAGAAAGGGACAAGCTCGGTCTGGAGATCGACAAGGTGGTCAAGGAGAACGTTCTTAAAGCACCCATAGTAATCGGGCGGGATCACCTGGACACCGGTTCAGTGGCTTCCCCTTATCGGGAGACTGAGGGGATGCTCGACGGCTCAGATGCAATCGCCGATTGGCCCATCCTGAACGGCTTGCTCAA
This genomic interval carries:
- the hutU gene encoding urocanate hydratase; its protein translation is MYKPISAPRGTKISCKSWQQEAALRMLHNNLDPEVAENPKELIVYGGSGRAARNWESFHAIVNALKTLENDETLLVQSGKPVGVFKTFSYAPRVLIANSLLVPAWANWDYFRKLEALGLIMYGQMTAGSWIYIGTQGIIQGTYETFAACARKHFGGSLKGKWVLTGGMGGMSGAQPLAVTMNQGVILDIEVDPERIKKRIKQGFCDTMVDDLDQALEMVFDAVKKKEPRSIGLVGNTSDIEPQLVKRGIIPDVLTDQTSAHDELNGYVPGGMSLEDALSLRSRSPEEYRKRALESIARQMEAMLEMQKKGAIAFDYGNNIRGQAKKAGVENPFSIPGFVPEYIRPLFCKGKGPFRWAALSGDKNDIYATDKKVLEMFGDDDAIRRWIELAQKKIPFQGLPARIMWLGYGERDKLGLEIDKVVKENVLKAPIVIGRDHLDTGSVASPYRETEGMLDGSDAIADWPILNGLL